The genome window CGGGGCAACCACCACGTACAAGGCCTGCGACATGGCGATGGGCAGAACGAACCCATCGGCATAATCCACATGCTCCCCGATCAGGTTGACCCGCCCGGGCGACCGCACCAACAGGGTCGGTGAAGCATCCGGGAACACCTTCGAGAAACGTTGCACCAGTTCCGCCGTATTGACCGTCATGCCGTCCTCACTAACAATAGGCTGAGATGGCGACTGTAGGGCGTGGCCCTGAGCCTGTCAATGTTCTCATCGGCCGGTGGAGTCGACGATGGCAACCCCGGTACTGATCGACACGGACATGGGGGTGGACGACGCGGTAGCAGTCGCACTGGCCCTCCGCTCGGACGCCATCGACCTCGTGGGCGTGGCCAGCGTTGAGGGCAACGTGCCGCTGGCCCAGGCCACGGTCAACGTGGCGCGGCTGTTGACCGCCTTGAGATTGCACAAGTGGCCCCCGATCGCCCGCGGACTGGCCCAGGTCGCCCCCGGTCTGGAGTACTCCGCCCACGTCCATGGTCCGGATGGCATGGGCAACCTGGATCTCGCCACCCCCGAGGCGTTTGCGCCCTGTGGCTATGTCGAGCTGTACAGGCAACTCATCGGCCAATACGGCAAGTCCCTGGCCATCCTCGCCATCGGGCCGCTGACGAACCTGGCTGCCCTGGTGCGGGAGAAACCGGACCTCCTGGTCGGGGCCGGTCAGATCATCATCATGGGCGGCGCGGTCTGGTGTCCCGGCAATGTGACCCAGGATGCGGAGTTCAACTTCTATCGCGACCCGGCAGCCGCGGCCACCGTGCTATCGGCCGGTCTGCCGGTGACGGTCGTCCCCCTCGATGTGACCCGGCAGGTCCAGATGGATGAATCCCATGTGGCCCGGCTGTCGCGAAGCCGGTCAAGCACCGCGGAGTTGCTCGCGCGCATGATCCGCTTTCCAATGGAGCAATGTGTCGACGGCGGACGAGGGACGTTCTTCGTGCACGACGCCCTGGCCCTGGGGGTGCTGATCTGGCCGTCGCTGTTCATGCGGGCACGCATGGGCTTGGACGTCACCACGGACGGCAAGCAGGCGGGACGCGTGCGCCCGACCGTCGGCAAAGACAAAAGCCGACAAGTTGGCGTGGTCATCTCCGTCAATGTCGTGGACTTCCTCGAAAACCTGCTGGAGCAGCTCTGCCAGGAGCGGTTCGTCGTCTGAATGCTCGACCGCCCGAACGATACCATTGTGGCCGTCTCCTCTCCGCCGGGTGTCAGTGTACGCGGCGTGGTCCGGCTCAGCGGCCCGGAGGCGATCGCCCTGGCGAACACCCTGTTTGAAGGCGACCGAGGAGAACGGCTCCTCCAGGTGGCCGGCCATCATCGGCTGGAGGGTCACATCGGCCTGGATCGCGCCGCCCGCCTGCCGGCCGAGGCCTACGTGTTCCGTGCCCCTGCCAGCTACACGCGACAAGACATTGTCGAGCTACACACCGTCGGTTCGCCGCCGGTGCTGGCCGCCGTGTGTGACCGGTTCGTGACCCTCGGGGCTCGGTATGCCGAACCTGGCGAGTTCACC of Phycisphaerae bacterium contains these proteins:
- a CDS encoding nucleoside hydrolase, with amino-acid sequence MATPVLIDTDMGVDDAVAVALALRSDAIDLVGVASVEGNVPLAQATVNVARLLTALRLHKWPPIARGLAQVAPGLEYSAHVHGPDGMGNLDLATPEAFAPCGYVELYRQLIGQYGKSLAILAIGPLTNLAALVREKPDLLVGAGQIIIMGGAVWCPGNVTQDAEFNFYRDPAAAATVLSAGLPVTVVPLDVTRQVQMDESHVARLSRSRSSTAELLARMIRFPMEQCVDGGRGTFFVHDALALGVLIWPSLFMRARMGLDVTTDGKQAGRVRPTVGKDKSRQVGVVISVNVVDFLENLLEQLCQERFVV